The Marasmius oreades isolate 03SP1 chromosome 2, whole genome shotgun sequence genomic sequence AGACTTTTCCGTGTGGGAGTACTAGTGGAAGAACCTCGAAGATGTGGTACCGGCGAGTCCCCAACTCCTCCGGTAAGGTCAAGACCCGGAAACGGCGGAGCGGGTGGGAGTTGAGTTCCAGAGACTgtagagcgacgaggagcgCCGATGCTCACTCTGGCAGGATCCACTGCCCCAGATGAGCCCGTACGCCCTGAAAAGACTGAACCTTCCGACTGTGTTTTAGACCTCCCCCTCTTTGCCCCTCCACTTCCACCTACTCTCCAATCGGGACTGGAAGAAATTTGCCCATATCTGTTATGCAGTTCAGGATCTGCAAGAACATGGTCCTCAGGGTCATCATCCTCTCCATCTATTGGATCCCCCCAACTGTCCCTCTCCTTCTCGCGACGAATAACGGGCTTTGGTGGTTCGTAAGGGCCATTGTATGGAATGTACCAATCTTCACTATTCTCCTTAGCTTTGACGGAAGGCTGCAGTTTGGAACGAGGGGATATGGTATTGAACTTGTTGCTCAAACCAAGAGCACGGGAGAACCGAGAGAATGGGGAATCATTCTGGCTCAATGTTGTCATTTATGAAGAGCGACTACCGCAACCTTTTCGATGGCACGAACGAGTGAACCGACTCGACCGTTATTTGAGCCCTATTTGCTGGAGAAGCGGTAAGGACCGAGATGTATCTAAAAAGTGCAGTCAGACTTGATTTGGCGTTAAATATGACAGAAAAAAAATGGCGGAACATACAAGGAGAGATACAACGGGAAGAATGAGGGTGATGTGGAAGGAAAGGGGGATTAGGGTGGCCTAGCTCAACTATTGCTCTGGCCGTCAGTGTAAAGTGGGCACAACTTTCACAACTCCATTTTCTCACGCCAAAGACCGTACCCCGCTACACACGAGGTTCCCGGGCCCTGCACTCCCATTATCGGTAACCGTTGGTAGGCTCTCAAGACACAAGGTATACGTTCCGGCAGCTTTTTTTCCATCCACCAGCCGTCCCTGAAGCAAGTGCCGCGTATACAGTACAATCGGTTACTTTTACTTTGGTTACTGTGCTAATGAGGTCGTGGAATACCTCCTCCGCATTCTCATGTCATTCAATCCGTATGATATTGGATGTCTCACACGCCGTTCTCTTCACCTTGATAGTTCATCTTTTTGAGATGCGAAAGGTGTTACTATGACAGATGGTGTGCGGTTTTTAGTAGTTAACCTTCTGGTACGCATTGATGGGCAGGCAGGTACGCTCAGTATACCAATGAGGAGGAATCAGATCCTTGGAGTAACGCAAGTAAAAGAACATAAATAGCGCAGAATCAGCACCTTCATCAGGCTTCGATTTCTTATCCGATGAAAAACCGGATGTAGTTGTCTCCCACAGGCCTAACCATCAAGTGGAACGCGAGATACGCGTCGCGAAAACACGCCCACCCGCACCTTTGTACTATTGTAGGGGAAGAAGTAGTCGACGCTCACGTGCCGGTTAGTGCACATATAAGATCACTTAGCGTCAGTCTAACCGACCGTAACCAGCGGAAAGCGAAACGAAGGTAAAGCATCAGTGAACTGCAACACAATAAAGACCATATAGGAGATGTGTTGACACAATGGCTCACACAAGAATGACCATAAGTTAGCTCTCAAGCTTGCTTTCAGGTCACAGGTCATTGAGTACCTAGATTGCGAAATAGAACAACCGTCCACCGCCATAAGCTGGAGAATTACCGCCACCGGTTCCATCATACGCAGAAGTGGCGGCGTGCAAGGGATCATTCAGAGCATCCCGGGATAACCTGAATGATAAGGTAGTATTCCCAATAATTCAAGTAGTCGATTGGCGATCAGCTTTCTAAGGCAGAAGTCGGGGGGTGTCTTGCCCATTCTAGCCGAACCGAAAAGTAGAACGCTCAGGAATACTGGTTATCTGAAGTGACTCCCTCACTTCCTCGGTCCATCATAGTTAGAGTCAACCCCGGTAAGAAAGCGACGATAGCAAGTGGAGTCGGATCTCCAAACCGTTGAGAGAAGTCACCCATTCCCGGAACGGTAGGCTGAATCGGACCAAGATGATGTTCAGTAGTGATGCCTTTCTGAAAGACGTCCTTGTGGACATTGGATTGGAGAAGGAAGACGTGTTGGCTGCGTTGGATCCAAGGCCAACACCCTATTTATGAAGGCGTTGGGATCGGGACACTCTATAGATCTTTCGTGATCCTCTTTTTTCCCAAATGCGTAGTCCGTTCAACAAGCGTCCGTAAGGCAGGTCACTGAACGCAACGCATCGGAGAACGTTATGACACCCAGTCAGAGTAGAGGTATGTATGTGGCCGCGAGTGTGACCCGGAAAACAGGATGCAAATTCTCATTTGCCGGGAACCGTATAGAAAGCCATTTTCAGTAGCTTTGTTGAGTAAGCAATGCGGCTTATAAGTATTGAGTTTTCCAGCTTTTTGTTGCCCGAGTTTTACAAACGTTTCCTTCGACCATTATTGACCAAAAAAACAGCCGAACTGATAAGTTATGTGTCTGAAGAGGTTAATGGGTTGAATTTTGAggcttcgtcttcgtcaatATTGCAGCGAAAGGGTCAtatgatgcatgatgatgTGTCAGCGCTTCAACAGTCACAGTTAGCCCCGGTCCCGTTAGGAAGGTTTTTCGCATCCTTATTTCCTGTGCGATTGAGCGATAAACACGACCACGCTCTCCTGCTATAACCACCCCCTTATTACGCCCCATCATGTTTGGCAACAATGCTATAACCTCTACGTGGGGCCAGAACAACAATAACAACCAGCAGCAACAGCCTAGTGCGTTTGGTCAACCGAGCGCCTTTGGTTCGACAGGTGTGTTGCTTTCTCGCATGTGGCTTTCATTAAATTAATTTTCTGGCTTCTTCCTTGGTGTAGGGTTCGGGAGCACCACTGGTACCAGCGCATTTGGGCAACCGTCTCAACCGGCAAATCCTATGTTTGGTTTGGGTGGTGGGAGTAGTACAACTCCATCGTCCGGGTTTGGTACGTGTCTCTTGTCATCATTCTCGTCCGAAATGATTGAAACAAGTTTTAGGCGCGTTCGGAAGCACCAGCAATCAGAATAACGCAGTAAATCCTATGTTTGGTGGTGCGAAACCGAATAACGGTTTTGGCGCGTTTGGAGGTGGTACAGGTACAGGTGCatttggaggtggaggtggaggtggaggtactGGTGGAGGTGGGGGGGGGACCAGTGCCTTTGGGCAGACAAGTAATACTGGAACATCTGCCTTTGGACAGCCCTCAAGCAGTACTGGCACATCCGCGTTTGGGGGTGGAGGAAGCAGCATATTTGGACAAAACAAAGCCACTTCTGCGTTTGGAACTGCTACCACTAGTGAGTCTTGACGCCTCTCGCTTCGTGACATCCTGGGCTGATATGTTGTGAGAAAGCCTCTTCTCAACCGGTCACGACGGGTTCATCTAACCCTCCTTATGCTGCGATGACTGAGAAAGATCCCACCACCAATGTCAATTTGCAATATCAAGCAATTTCATGCATGCCAGCTTATCAGGGCACATCCTTCGAGGTTCGTTTGGGGTAATCAAACCCTTGTCTTTCCTGACCTAGCAATTTAGGAACTCCGTCTCCAAGATTATCAGCAGAATCGAAAAACCGCCAGTACGAATACATTCGGACCGACTGCTTTTGGGGGCACACAAAGTACTGGCAGTAGCATCTTCGGGCAAAACACTCAACAGAATACGCAAACAAATTCCATCTTTAATGCTCGACCGGCCAATCCCGGGTTTGGTACCTTTGGTCAAGGCAACCAAGGAACGACTGGTAGTACTAGTTCGATATTCGGAGGCGGTTCAAATACCACCCCCAGTGCGTTTGGCCAACCTCAACCGCAGACTAGCGGGTTTGGCACATTCGGCCAAccgcagcagcagcaacaacagcagcaaccacaacaacaacaaccccAGACTGGATCGATATTTGGGAACACCGGAACGGGGAGTGCTTTCGGTATGTCTACAACTCTCTTGCAGTTTCATGTGCGTTTATGCGACATTTAGGGTCTACAGGTGGTGCATTCGGAAATGGGACGACTACCGGTGCTTTTGGCCAGGGCAATCAGCAGCCCCAACAGCCCAGCATATTTGGGCAACCACAAAATACCTCTGCCGGGACGACGGGTGGTTTTGGTACCTTTGGAAGTATGTTGCTTTTCAGATACTATCCTCCTCTGTTATTGACATGGCTCAGATACAGCAAATGCTAGTAAGCCCCCGATCTTTGGGCAGCCCGCTGGACAGACAAACCAGCCTGCTACGGCTGGCTTTGGTGGGAACATTTTCGGGAACCAGGCAAATCAACAGCAGCAAAATCCCACCCCATCCCTCTTCGGTAACACTGGAGGGACCAATCCTTTTGGAAACACGAATACCAACCAGCAGCAGAGTCAACCGGCAGGAGCCTCAAGTATGTCCTGATATTCATCATATTATGCTTTCTTGGTTGATGTGTCCCTTTACTTCCAGTGTTTGGAAGTACCCAGGGCACCGGTACGACTAGCGGGGGTCtatttggtggtggtggatttGGCATGAATAACCAGAATctgcaacaacaacaacaacaacaacaacagaacCAGCAGCCTGCAACGTCCGTGTTCGGAGGTAGTGGTCTGTTTTCCGGCGCTAACAAGCCTGCCACCGTCCCGGGGACTGGTCTCTTTGGATCGTCATTTGGTTCTCAACAGCCAGCTATGAACCAAGGCGGAGGTCTGTTCGGTAATTCGCTCAATCAAACGACCAATCAACCCCAGCAATCTATTttgggaggtggaggtggtctTTTCGGTGCGAAACCACCTGTGCTGGGTCAATCCATCTCAAATGGAGGAAATGCTGGAATATTTGGATCTTCTTTCGGCGCATCGGCAAATACACTAAATAATTCTGCTGCAACCGGTGCTCAAGGAACACTGACCGCGTCAATTTCCCAGCCTATCAGCGCCAACCTTCCGATATTTTCCATGCTTCCTCCTGGTCCGAGGGCCGTTGATTTGGAGCAATCAAACAAGAAGAAGCCAAGTTTCTTTGTGGACATGCCTACCCGATCTCCAGTACCTCATATGAGCTATACACCTACCAACTCGAAATTGAGAGGATTTGGTCCTTCACCGACTAAGAGTGGTATCTTCAACATTTCCACGAATGCGAACGCCCTTGTATTGAGCCGATCACAGTCCCCTTCGATATTCAGTGGACCTCCCGCCAGTCCGTCTTTAGGTAGCGGTCAGCGCAAAAGTGTCAAAAAGCTGATACTAGACAAGAAGGTTGAGCCCACCGACCTCTTCATCAAATCAAGCGAGTCACCTGGGAAGATAGTCTTCAGTCCTGCATTAGGGATTAGCGCTCGCGAGAAAGAAGCTACCGCTCTTCTAGCTGCGCCCGCTACTACACCTCCAGTTAAATCACCAACACCTCCCCGCCCCTCCCGTACACCGAATAAATTCACTGCGTCGCAACACAACACTGGTGCAGACGACTCTGGAGACCTACAAGAGGGAGACTACTACGTGAAACCGGAATTGGCTGCCCTGAAGAATGTGGGCTACGACCAGCTGACTTCGTTCAAGGACTTGGTTGTGGGGCGGATCGGGTATGGGGAGATTCACTTCCTTGAACCGGTGGATCTCACAGGCTTACCGAAGCTCGGCGCACTCCTTGGTGAGGTGATACGGTTCGAGGAGAAGGAATGCAGTGTGTATCCGGATAGCGAGGAAGTGGACAAGCCACCTCCTGGGTCGGGCCTGAACGTGAGAGCGAGGATCATTTTAAAGAGATGCTGGGCCACAGGGAAAGCACACAGAGAACCAATTAAAGACGAGAACAACCCAGTCGCGATCAAACATTTGAAGCGATTGAAGGGTATGAATGACACGCATTTCGAGAGTTTTGATATTAATGACGGGACATGGACCTTCACCGTTGATCACTTCTAGTCGCTTGCGTTACTCCGAGCCCATCTCGGAATTCCTTCATGGCGAGCGTCTTGAATGGTTATGAACATCGGGTGTTTCCTAATTTTACCCTTAGTGCATGTCATTTATAGTAGTTATATTTCCGAGTGTCCCTAGGTAGATCATGTATTCAAGTATGTAGTTTGAATGGAAGGAAGCCGCGATGTGTGAATGAATGAATCAATGGCGACCTAGGCCAATCGAGGCGGTCTGTCCGTTTCGATCCGTCGGTGTCCGTGGCTCGCTTAAAAGATCATTTCCGGTTCAAAATGGACCTAACCCGGGTCAAGTCGGAAATCGTGTGGTCATCCGTGAAATCATTTCTCGTATAAATAGCTTCTCGCCAGCACCACCCCTACTTGACTCTCACTAGCACCATCAccccaccaccgccaccgcTACAACACACTTAGACGAAATGAAGGTAGCGTTCATGTTATCCAATGAGCTCAACCAGCACACAGATTGACATCATTTTTTCAGCTCGACGTTACTCAAGAAGAGCTTATTGGACACAGAAATGCCACGATAAGAGGCGCTGCAGAAGGAACAGCCGCCAGCGCTCTTATCGCCTACGGTGCCGTTTCGCTCATGAGCAAGCGATGGCCCGCTTTCCGCCAGCTACCCAGATCGCTCAAGGCGCTTGGAGGGATTGTGTTGATGGCACCTTGTCTGACTATACAAGCAGAGCGAAGAGGATTGGAGTTTGATCAATCCCAATGGTAGGTCTTTTACAATACACGCCCTTCTGGTTCTAACAGCTCCTCTTCTATAGGAAGGACGGAGGTGCACAAATCATTACCGACCAGGAACAGAAAGAACAGAAACGCTGGGACTCATTGTCTGCTATGGATAAGATCAGTGACTGGGCCAGCCGACATGAATACAGTATTATTATGGGGTCGTGGGCTCTTAGTTTGGCTGCTGCTGGTGCGATAATATCGCGAGACAGGTAAGCGATACTGTTGGTGTGCTGGTGTGTCATCGTTCCATTACTGATCAACTCTATCAGATATCAAACTGGACCCCAGAAGATCGTGCAAGCTCGTATGTGGGCTCAAGGACTAACAATCGGAATCCTTATTGCTGCTGGTGCACTTAAACATGGCCAGAGACAGGACAGTCTTCAGAAGATGGAGGATCACTCATGGCGGGATGTGGTACGTTGGACCCCCTTTTGAAATCGGGTTGTGCTAGACTGATATACTTTATTGCAGTTGGAGCAacaagagaaggaaaggcgAGAAGACGAAGCAAAGGTCACAGAACAAAAAGTTTCTGCTGCGGAACGCAGAGCTGCTTGGAACATTCAGTAATTACGCTCTTTTTCTTGCAAGGCTTGATTTTGGGTCGCATCGATTCATCCGGCAATACCAAATAATCCACGCATTCATTATTTACTGTAGCGTTGCATTCTAGTTTCGCAAATTGTAGATTGGGACGATGCAATTTTTAATACTGTACGTACTACTGTATGTAGTTACTACTTCTAGTAGAATAATTCAAGACGATTACCTTTGATTTTTTTGACATGACATGGCCATTCTGGAAGAGTAAAGGCGGCGTTTCTCAGTAGCAACCTTGAGAAATCTATCAAGTCGCGCCACTACGGAACGTCGAAGCCCTCGGGATGGTATCCACGGGTATGACCATCCCAAAAGTCCGAGGGCTTCTCCGAGGACCAAGCGGTATCGGTAATGGCGACACAGCCACTACCCTTTTTTCCTTTGTGTCGCGGTGGATATGCCAGACGGCGGTCATACAACTAGCACTCCCACCTTTGATACCCTCCGTCGAGAAAAGTTGTTCAAGCAACCACCCAAGAAAGGATCGAGCTATGGCATTTTAAACGAATTTGTTGCTCCCCACATCGAGTCCTTCAACGCCCTCTTTGATGATTCTGGTCTTCCTTCTGGCGACGGCGATGGCAAGGGTCTTCTCAATCTCGCTTTGAAGGACATCGGCACACGCGTAGTTTTTGATGCCACCACTTCCGATGGCCAGGCATTCGGTAATCGAATGCAGAGTGCGTCGCCTTTCTTTTTTGCACAGGGAATCCGATTTTTGATTTCTCCATTCAAGTATGGATCGAACAAGTGACAGTGTCTCGTCCAATGCTACCAGACCGAAATAAGTATGCAAAGGAAGACAGAAAAATATACCCGTCAGAGGTATGGTGAAAACCCTGCGAACCACAACGGCATTTCTCAACCATAGACACTCCCAGGCTCGCGAAAGACTGGCGTCCTATCGTGGTCGTATGTCAGTCAAGCTGTGTTACACAGATATACACGGTCAGAAACAAGAAACGAACAAGGAATGCGGGGCAGTACCTATAATGGTTCGAGTAGGTCATGCTTCTTTTGTCCTGGCGTTATAACGCTCAGATCATCCAGTCTGTACGATGTAACCTTCGAGGAATGTCGTCTGCAGAGCTTGTACGCCATCATGAAGAACCTGAAGAGTTTGGCGGATATTTTCTCATCAACGGTAACGAGCGACTCATTCGATACCTTATTTTACCCCGAAGAAACCATGTCATTTCCCTTCTGCGTCCATCCTTCGCCAACCGTGGTCCATCTTATACCCAATATGCCGTTCAAATCCGATGTGTTCGTCCTGACCAAACAAGCTGCACAAACACCTTGCATTATCTTTCGAACGGGAGTGCAATGTTGCGGTTCAGCTGGAGGAAACAGGAATACGTGATTCCGGTAATGTTGATTATTAAGGCCTTAATAGGTGCTTCAGACAAGGAAATTTTTGAAGGGGTCATGATGGAGGATTATGACAACACTTTCTTGACCGGCCGTGTTGAGCTACTTCTACGAAGCTTTTGCGCATTTACGATGCGGACGGGAGAACAATGTTTAACGTTTCTTGGTGACAAGTTCAGAGTGGTTCTTGGCTTGCCCGATGATTGGACGAATGAAGAAGTCGGAGTGTATCTCCTTCAGAAATTGGTGCTCGTCCATTTGGGAAGCCCTCGAGACAAGTACCGGATGCTTCTGTGCGTCAAAGTCGTGTCCCCCCTCTGCCTTCATTGACCTGATTGCAGATTTATGCTCCGAAAACTGTACTCCCTCGTCTCTGGCGCCTGTTGCGCCGACAATCCAGACTCTCCGCAACACCAAGAGGTTCTGCTTCCCGGGACTCTGTATGGCATGATTATCAAAGAGCGCCTTGAGGAAATTTTGAATCAAATACGGAACCAGATAAATATCGATGTTCGTAATGGAACCGTAGTGGATTTCAACGACAGTATGTTCCccttccattccattccaaTACCTTACCTTACCCAATCACACAATCTCCGCAGAACGCTATTTCCAGAAAGTACTTACGAGAGTGAACTTCGACATCGGAGCCAAGCTCTCTACTTTCCTTGCTACGGGCAATCTATCTTCGCCGACTGGCCTCGATTTACAACAAGCTTCAGGTTTCACGATCGTTGCAGAGAAACTGAACTGGCAACGTTACATCAGTCATTTCCGATGTATCCATCGTGGAGCTTTCTTTGCAGAACTGAAAACGACCACCGTTCGTAAACTGTTACCCGAAGCATGGGGATTTTTGTGCCCTGTCCATACTCCTGATGGTTCTCCCTGCGGTTTGCTCAATCATCTGGCAAGAACGTGTCGTATTATTACCGCCCCTTTATCCGTGGCCCACATACCCGCTCTCCTCGCTTCCTATGGCATGACACAGGCGTTCACGCCATCTGTTGACGGACGCAGGAATATTTGCGTCCAACTAGACGGACGTATCATAGGTTGGGCACGGCAGGCTTTGGTCCAACAACTAGCCACGAATTTGAGAATATGGAAAACAGAAGGGCATCACGAAATTCCGTTGGATTTGGAGATAGGATTGGTTTTAGAATCTGACGGGGGACAATACCCTGGTCTATACCTATTCTCCTCTCGGTCAAGGATGATGAGACCCGTCAAGTACTTGGCCAACGGGCACGACGATTCAGTAGGTCCATTCGAGCAGGTCTACATGAATGTTGCTTGTACACCTGAAGAGATAGAGCCGGGTGTCTCAACGCATGTTGAGCATA encodes the following:
- a CDS encoding uncharacterized protein (MEROPS:MER0020214), with product MFGNNAITSTWGQNNNNNQQQQPSAFGQPSAFGSTGFGSTTGTSAFGQPSQPANPMFGLGGGSSTTPSSGFGAFGSTSNQNNAVNPMFGGAKPNNGFGAFGGGTGTGAFGGGGGGGGTGGGGGGTSAFGQTSNTGTSAFGQPSSSTGTSAFGGGGSSIFGQNKATSAFGTATTTSSQPVTTGSSNPPYAAMTEKDPTTNVNLQYQAISCMPAYQGTSFEELRLQDYQQNRKTASTNTFGPTAFGGTQSTGSSIFGQNTQQNTQTNSIFNARPANPGFGTFGQGNQGTTGSTSSIFGGGSNTTPSAFGQPQPQTSGFGTFGQPQQQQQQQQPQQQQPQTGSIFGNTGTGSAFGSTGGAFGNGTTTGAFGQGNQQPQQPSIFGQPQNTSAGTTGGFGTFGNTANASKPPIFGQPAGQTNQPATAGFGGNIFGNQANQQQQNPTPSLFGNTGGTNPFGNTNTNQQQSQPAGASMFGSTQGTGTTSGGLFGGGGFGMNNQNLQQQQQQQQQNQQPATSVFGGSGLFSGANKPATVPGTGLFGSSFGSQQPAMNQGGGLFGNSLNQTTNQPQQSILGGGGGLFGAKPPVLGQSISNGGNAGIFGSSFGASANTLNNSAATGAQGTLTASISQPISANLPIFSMLPPGPRAVDLEQSNKKKPSFFVDMPTRSPVPHMSYTPTNSKLRGFGPSPTKSGIFNISTNANALVLSRSQSPSIFSGPPASPSLGSGQRKSVKKLILDKKVEPTDLFIKSSESPGKIVFSPALGISAREKEATALLAAPATTPPVKSPTPPRPSRTPNKFTASQHNTGADDSGDLQEGDYYVKPELAALKNVGYDQLTSFKDLVVGRIGYGEIHFLEPVDLTGLPKLGALLGEVIRFEEKECSVYPDSEEVDKPPPGSGLNVRARIILKRCWATGKAHREPIKDENNPVAIKHLKRLKGMNDTHFESFDINDGTWTFTVDHF